In a genomic window of Flavobacteriales bacterium:
- a CDS encoding T9SS type A sorting domain-containing protein yields the protein MRALSALLLASIPTAALFAQCPAGQMEITIEVLTDDWGNETYWQLVPFGNACNQAPIFIGGNTTALGCASGGTQTSPAGGYASNSTFTEGPWCLNEGVQYNIISIDSYGDGQATFRVRANGAVIGEYDEDGGFQIFTFLVQEPLALNMGVTSLTTPLYNRIGLETRFSGVLRNFGSATITDFTLNAALDGDIVFTQDFSGMSIGSGNNFEFLTADAWMPADVGAAVLTVWASDLNGSADEDPANDAASANLWVNAAIPDLVPQYLVGTPVVTIVADDDEDLLTPRDLAWHPDPARNEIWAINKDVAGTGGSTVRFFNPGEPNQTHLWQRDPNAGHFMSLPTGIAMGDNGNFATCPGIFDANQNGGDPFTGPTLWSADPTIYAFPGQGPLGSHLDMLHVNPRSQGIAHDRWNRYWVVDGHNGDVVLNDFREDHGPGNTWHGDAVIRRYGGVTIVRDPNDHIVSHCELDKRTGWLYVVDHGNQRILRLDTRSGSVDGAASFGPWESYVEYTQMSGHTWETIITAGLVEPAGIALSGDHMLVSDHASGEIVIFDISEGGSFAELGRIQTGAAGIMGIEVGPDGRIWFVNATTSSLGVIDVDQNVGLAEIPRTVLSSYPNPAADRIFITQAHLLNPDAPVALLDAAGRSALQTTVRAAAAGIDVSALAPGAYTLSIGTATVRIAIAR from the coding sequence ATGCGCGCCCTTTCCGCTCTTCTCCTGGCTTCCATCCCCACGGCGGCCCTCTTCGCCCAATGCCCCGCCGGGCAGATGGAGATCACCATCGAGGTGCTCACCGACGATTGGGGCAACGAGACCTACTGGCAGCTGGTGCCCTTCGGCAACGCATGCAACCAGGCTCCGATCTTCATCGGCGGAAACACCACGGCGCTGGGCTGCGCGAGCGGAGGCACGCAGACCTCGCCCGCAGGCGGCTACGCGAGCAACAGCACCTTCACCGAGGGCCCATGGTGCCTGAACGAGGGCGTGCAGTACAACATCATCAGCATCGATAGCTACGGCGACGGCCAGGCCACCTTCCGCGTGCGGGCCAACGGCGCGGTGATCGGAGAATACGACGAGGATGGCGGCTTCCAGATCTTCACCTTCCTCGTGCAGGAGCCGCTCGCGCTCAACATGGGCGTCACCTCGCTCACCACGCCGCTCTACAACCGCATCGGGCTCGAGACACGCTTCAGCGGAGTGCTGCGCAACTTCGGCTCGGCCACCATCACGGACTTCACGCTCAATGCCGCGCTCGACGGCGACATCGTCTTCACGCAGGACTTCAGCGGCATGAGCATCGGCTCGGGCAACAACTTCGAGTTCCTCACGGCTGATGCGTGGATGCCGGCGGACGTTGGCGCCGCTGTCCTCACCGTTTGGGCGAGCGACCTGAATGGCAGCGCCGACGAGGACCCGGCCAACGATGCGGCTTCGGCCAACCTGTGGGTGAATGCGGCCATCCCTGACCTGGTCCCGCAATACCTCGTGGGAACGCCCGTCGTCACCATCGTGGCCGACGATGACGAGGACCTGCTCACCCCACGCGACCTCGCGTGGCATCCCGATCCAGCGCGCAATGAGATCTGGGCCATCAATAAGGATGTGGCCGGCACCGGTGGCAGCACCGTGCGCTTCTTCAATCCCGGCGAACCGAACCAGACCCATCTCTGGCAGCGCGATCCCAATGCGGGACATTTCATGAGCCTGCCCACCGGCATCGCCATGGGCGACAACGGCAACTTCGCCACCTGCCCGGGCATCTTCGACGCGAACCAGAATGGCGGCGACCCTTTCACCGGTCCCACGCTGTGGAGCGCCGATCCCACCATTTACGCCTTCCCCGGCCAAGGCCCGCTGGGCAGCCACCTGGATATGCTGCATGTGAACCCGCGCAGCCAAGGCATCGCGCACGACCGTTGGAACAGGTACTGGGTGGTGGATGGCCACAACGGCGATGTAGTGCTGAACGACTTCCGCGAGGACCACGGTCCGGGCAACACCTGGCATGGCGATGCGGTGATCCGGCGCTACGGCGGCGTCACCATCGTGCGCGATCCCAACGACCACATCGTGAGCCATTGCGAATTGGACAAGCGCACCGGCTGGCTCTACGTGGTGGACCATGGCAACCAGCGCATCCTGCGCCTCGATACGCGCAGCGGCAGCGTGGATGGCGCCGCATCCTTCGGGCCTTGGGAGAGCTATGTGGAGTACACGCAGATGAGCGGCCACACCTGGGAGACCATCATCACCGCCGGGCTGGTGGAGCCTGCAGGCATCGCGCTCAGCGGCGACCACATGCTGGTGAGCGACCACGCCAGCGGCGAGATCGTGATCTTCGACATCAGTGAAGGCGGCAGCTTCGCGGAGCTGGGTCGCATCCAGACCGGTGCAGCCGGCATCATGGGCATCGAGGTGGGGCCCGACGGCCGCATCTGGTTCGTGAACGCCACCACTTCTTCGCTGGGCGTTATCGACGTTGACCAGAACGTGGGCCTTGCCGAGATCCCGCGCACAGTGCTCTCCTCCTACCCGAATCCGGCCGCAGACAGGATCTTCATCACGCAGGCTCACCTGTTGAACCCTGACGCCCCGGTCGCGCTGCTCGATGCCGCTGGTCGGAGCGCGCTGCAGACCACCGTCCGGGCCGCAGCGGCCGGGATCGATGTATCCGCACTGGCGCCAGGCGCCTACACGCTGAGCATCGGCACGGCCACCGTCCGAATCGCGATAGCGCGCTGA
- a CDS encoding pyridoxamine 5'-phosphate oxidase family protein, which translates to MAKFMDRLDDRLTAFIAAQRMFFVGTAPNHGRVNLSPKGLNTFRVLSPQLSGYLDLTGSGNETAAHLRENGRLTFMFCAFEGSPLILRLYGTGEVLRPADDRWHALRPSFGDAIPGERQIILLHIGSVQTSCGFGVPLYKHAGERQQLIDWAVKKGEDGVRAYQAEKNMRSIDGLPA; encoded by the coding sequence ATGGCCAAGTTCATGGACCGCCTCGATGACCGGCTCACGGCCTTCATCGCAGCGCAACGGATGTTCTTCGTCGGCACGGCGCCCAACCACGGAAGGGTGAACCTATCGCCCAAAGGGCTCAACACCTTCCGCGTCCTCTCGCCGCAGCTGTCGGGCTATCTGGACCTGACAGGCAGCGGAAACGAAACGGCGGCGCACCTGCGCGAGAACGGGAGGCTCACCTTCATGTTCTGCGCGTTCGAGGGTTCGCCCTTGATCCTTCGACTGTACGGAACCGGCGAGGTGCTGAGGCCTGCCGACGACCGCTGGCATGCGCTGCGCCCTTCCTTCGGCGATGCGATCCCCGGCGAGCGGCAGATCATCTTGCTCCACATAGGATCGGTGCAGACCTCGTGCGGATTCGGGGTGCCCTTGTACAAGCATGCAGGCGAACGGCAGCAACTGATCGACTGGGCGGTGAAGAAGGGCGAGGACGGGGTGCGTGCCTATCAAGCCGAGAAGAACATGCGCAGCATCGATGGACTGCCGGCATGA
- a CDS encoding GNAT family N-acetyltransferase yields the protein MQLRTLANAEEMLPHLNLIQQLTPSLTIAEYRSLLEAMVPHRYAMLAAFEGDACLGLSGYWIGHKLYCGRYLEIDNFVVDAKHRSHGIGQLLMDELIRIAQREGCVRVMLDAYLENTAGHRFYERHGFAKRGYHFIKPI from the coding sequence ATGCAACTGCGCACGCTCGCCAACGCGGAGGAGATGCTGCCTCACCTCAACTTGATCCAGCAGCTCACGCCTTCCTTGACCATAGCGGAATACCGATCGCTTCTCGAAGCCATGGTACCGCATCGTTACGCCATGCTCGCCGCCTTCGAGGGCGATGCCTGCCTGGGCCTCAGCGGCTACTGGATCGGGCACAAGCTCTATTGCGGGCGCTATCTCGAGATCGACAACTTCGTGGTGGATGCGAAGCACCGTTCGCATGGCATCGGGCAATTGCTGATGGACGAGCTGATCCGCATCGCGCAACGCGAAGGCTGCGTGCGTGTGATGCTCGATGCCTACTTGGAGAACACGGCGGGCCATCGCTTCTATGAGCGCCATGGCTTCGCGAAGCGCGGCTACCACTTCATCAAGCCGATCTGA
- a CDS encoding CPBP family intramembrane metalloprotease, producing MGVTNQRIVRFCAIAFGYTWLLAGLGWLFGINADSGLGYLALAAFCMLGPAIAAIICQRHFDRRSWSGLGSRIAGTNGRILVGTIAVGLSLSPLYLLVQHVFGDVLGIALFGHAEVSTARLASALLELSAQFGASPADALKNAWLLEIPAWLLLVGVQVAAVLSAFSLNLVFMLGEELGWRGYLYQELQEWSTLRRIGITGVLWGLWHAPLIAMGHNYPGYPVIGIGMMVLFCLLASFIFDWSRARSASIWSSAVLHGIINGSAGGAVLFAWGGHPLVGSVVGLAGFIVLALVILAILMLDGSYRRSLLGKVAAI from the coding sequence ATGGGCGTTACGAACCAACGCATCGTGCGCTTCTGCGCCATCGCCTTCGGCTATACCTGGCTGCTCGCGGGCCTTGGCTGGCTTTTCGGGATCAACGCGGACTCCGGGCTCGGCTACCTGGCGCTTGCCGCTTTCTGCATGCTGGGCCCTGCGATCGCGGCGATCATCTGCCAACGCCATTTCGACCGCCGATCGTGGAGCGGTCTCGGTTCGCGCATCGCCGGAACGAATGGACGCATCCTCGTCGGTACCATCGCCGTGGGCCTCTCCCTATCACCGCTCTATTTGCTGGTTCAGCATGTCTTCGGTGATGTGCTGGGCATCGCATTGTTCGGCCATGCCGAGGTGAGCACCGCGCGCCTGGCTTCGGCATTGCTCGAGTTGAGCGCCCAGTTCGGCGCGTCACCGGCTGACGCGTTGAAGAACGCCTGGCTGCTGGAGATTCCTGCTTGGCTGCTGCTCGTAGGTGTGCAGGTGGCGGCCGTGCTCTCGGCCTTCTCTTTGAACCTTGTCTTCATGCTCGGCGAGGAATTGGGCTGGCGCGGCTATCTGTACCAGGAGCTGCAAGAGTGGAGCACGCTGCGGCGGATCGGCATCACGGGTGTGCTCTGGGGGCTGTGGCATGCGCCGTTGATCGCCATGGGCCACAATTATCCGGGCTACCCGGTCATCGGCATCGGCATGATGGTGCTGTTCTGCCTGCTCGCGTCCTTCATCTTCGATTGGTCGCGCGCACGGAGCGCCAGCATCTGGTCGTCCGCTGTGCTGCACGGCATCATCAACGGCAGCGCAGGAGGCGCCGTGCTCTTCGCGTGGGGCGGGCATCCGCTCGTGGGCTCGGTGGTCGGCTTGGCGGGCTTCATCGTGCTGGCCTTGGTCATCCTCGCCATCCTGATGCTCGATGGCTCCTATCGGCGGTCGTTGCTCGGCAAAGTCGCAGCGATCTAG
- a CDS encoding outer membrane beta-barrel protein, with the protein MRRPQQVLSASIRAAALALLLPATAFGQVDSTAVPGPADSTAAPVGTDPLPPAVAAPPAPAAPAAAAEPWLRPTIGFGAGMLSFYGDVGNQHKGGDPLVTRLGYEVRASAPLTRWLEADLYAMHGRLGVNERDFTRNQNFDSRITVGGLRLRYNFQPLVNRERVVEPYLTVGFESVEFLTKTDLFDAQGRRYNYWSDGTIRDIAEDAPNAASAVEIQRDYTYESDVRELNRDGFGKYREQAFAIPVGVGARMDIGHGIDLRIGATMHFTTTDLIDGITEKSLGERAGSTGNDRFLYSGFSLGYTIPMSRKPKKTRFQTPLDNNQLDAIVLTDDEDGDGVKDFADACPGTPPGVKVDAKGCALDGDGDGVPDDRDDELNSAPGALVDGRGVTITDESLLKSWLAWKDSGNVNMVASRVESVGGNKPAKPPVKRVYVVKVGTHTEGISEELIQKILSIPDVRTIERGDTTFYVVGSFDAIPEALRRELELKGMGIQSEVMAEEGGQLIDVSTESAAERAKMAGMGAGDDSRDVIIRVQLGAFRNKLSKNIFSKIKDLVVIQGDDGLTRYYTGSFKQVNPAANHRVQMLLDGFEGAFLVAFREGKRVSMKEAGARVTGTEDLRTTATTGSVAREKIRYRIQVATFAGNVPMDAMDKLLGLGDVEPVSGENTVRYYYGSFVERQEAADALEAIKLKGFTDAFVVGSVNGNIVPVEDADSLIGK; encoded by the coding sequence ATGCGCCGCCCACAGCAGGTCCTGTCCGCATCGATCCGCGCCGCCGCGCTGGCCCTGCTGCTTCCGGCAACGGCGTTCGGCCAGGTCGATTCCACAGCCGTACCTGGCCCTGCCGATAGCACCGCTGCACCGGTAGGGACCGACCCATTGCCACCAGCCGTGGCTGCCCCACCGGCGCCCGCCGCTCCTGCCGCCGCCGCCGAGCCCTGGCTGCGGCCCACCATCGGCTTCGGCGCCGGCATGCTCAGCTTCTATGGCGATGTGGGCAATCAGCACAAGGGCGGCGATCCGCTGGTCACGCGCCTCGGCTACGAAGTGCGCGCCTCGGCCCCGCTCACGCGCTGGCTCGAGGCCGACCTCTACGCCATGCACGGCCGCTTGGGCGTGAACGAGCGCGACTTCACGCGCAACCAGAACTTCGACTCGCGCATCACCGTGGGCGGCCTGCGCCTGCGCTACAACTTCCAGCCGCTGGTGAACCGGGAGCGCGTGGTGGAGCCCTACCTCACCGTGGGCTTCGAGAGCGTGGAGTTCCTCACCAAGACCGACCTCTTCGACGCGCAGGGGCGACGCTACAACTACTGGAGCGATGGCACCATCCGCGACATCGCCGAGGATGCGCCCAACGCCGCGAGCGCCGTGGAGATCCAGCGCGACTACACCTACGAGAGCGATGTGCGCGAGCTCAACCGCGACGGCTTCGGCAAGTACCGCGAGCAGGCCTTCGCCATCCCCGTGGGCGTGGGCGCGCGCATGGACATCGGGCACGGCATCGACCTGCGCATCGGCGCCACCATGCACTTCACCACCACCGACCTCATCGACGGCATCACGGAGAAGAGCCTCGGCGAGCGCGCGGGCAGCACCGGCAACGACCGCTTCCTCTACAGCGGCTTCAGCCTCGGCTACACCATCCCGATGTCGCGCAAGCCGAAGAAGACGCGCTTCCAGACCCCGCTCGACAACAACCAGCTCGATGCCATCGTGCTCACCGACGATGAGGATGGCGACGGCGTGAAGGACTTCGCCGATGCCTGCCCCGGCACACCGCCCGGCGTGAAGGTGGATGCCAAGGGCTGCGCGCTCGATGGCGATGGCGATGGCGTGCCCGACGACCGCGACGATGAGCTCAATTCAGCGCCCGGAGCGCTGGTCGATGGCCGCGGCGTCACCATCACCGATGAGTCGCTGCTGAAATCGTGGCTCGCCTGGAAGGACAGCGGCAACGTGAACATGGTGGCCTCGCGCGTCGAGAGCGTGGGCGGCAACAAGCCCGCCAAGCCGCCCGTGAAGCGCGTGTACGTGGTGAAGGTGGGCACGCACACCGAAGGCATCAGCGAAGAGCTGATCCAGAAGATCCTGAGCATCCCCGATGTGCGCACCATCGAGCGTGGCGATACCACCTTCTATGTGGTGGGCAGCTTCGACGCCATACCAGAGGCCCTGCGCCGCGAACTCGAGCTCAAGGGCATGGGCATCCAGAGCGAAGTGATGGCCGAAGAGGGCGGCCAGCTCATCGACGTGAGCACCGAGAGCGCCGCTGAGCGCGCCAAGATGGCGGGCATGGGCGCCGGCGACGACAGCCGCGACGTGATCATCCGCGTGCAGCTCGGCGCCTTCCGCAACAAGCTCTCGAAGAACATCTTCTCCAAGATCAAGGACCTGGTGGTGATCCAAGGCGACGATGGCCTCACCCGTTACTACACCGGCTCCTTCAAACAGGTGAACCCGGCCGCCAACCACCGCGTGCAGATGCTGCTCGACGGATTCGAAGGCGCCTTCCTCGTGGCCTTCCGTGAAGGCAAGCGCGTGAGCATGAAGGAAGCCGGCGCGCGCGTCACCGGTACGGAGGACCTGCGGACCACGGCAACGACCGGCAGCGTAGCGCGTGAAAAAATCCGCTACCGCATCCAGGTGGCCACCTTCGCCGGCAACGTGCCCATGGACGCCATGGACAAGCTGCTCGGCCTCGGCGACGTGGAGCCCGTGAGCGGTGAGAACACCGTGCGCTACTACTACGGCAGCTTCGTGGAGCGCCAGGAGGCCGCCGACGCCCTCGAGGCCATCAAGCTGAAGGGCTTCACCGACGCCTTCGTCGTCGGCTCCGTCAACGGCAACATCGTGCCGGTTGAGGATGCGGATAGTTTGATCGGGAAGTAG
- a CDS encoding tryptophan 2,3-dioxygenase, whose translation MSNVYYPDYLQLDKILNAQELESVKHGAPAHDEMLFIIIHQNYELWFKQVLHEVGSVMDLFADGHVDDDGGELSIAVHRLGRVHSILQVLVKQIDILETMTPLDFLDFRDMLRPASGFQSMQFKILEAKLGLRMEQRFGKQYYTSQLKPEHKAEIEALEGQPTFFDLVNAWLERMPFFDARYWPQGETPFWEQHKAIYSASLVKGEESNLALWDSLFVTGEGRRLSPAASRAAVFIMLYRDEPILQMPFRLLERLLDIDEALATWRYRHLSMVHRTIGLRVGTGGSTGKSYLAGALNSHHIFQEIADLSSFLFERRKIPALPEALRKAMRFSA comes from the coding sequence ATGAGCAACGTGTACTACCCCGACTACCTGCAGCTCGACAAGATCCTCAACGCGCAGGAGCTGGAGAGCGTGAAGCACGGCGCACCCGCGCACGACGAGATGCTCTTCATCATCATCCACCAGAACTACGAGCTCTGGTTCAAGCAGGTGCTGCACGAGGTGGGCAGCGTAATGGACCTCTTCGCCGATGGGCATGTGGACGATGACGGCGGGGAGCTGAGCATCGCCGTGCACCGCTTGGGCCGCGTGCACAGCATCCTGCAAGTGCTGGTGAAGCAGATCGACATCCTGGAGACCATGACGCCGCTCGACTTCCTCGACTTCCGCGACATGCTGCGCCCCGCGAGCGGCTTCCAGAGCATGCAGTTCAAGATCCTCGAGGCGAAGCTCGGCCTGCGCATGGAGCAGCGCTTCGGCAAGCAGTATTACACCAGCCAATTGAAGCCCGAGCACAAGGCGGAGATCGAAGCGCTCGAGGGCCAGCCCACCTTCTTCGACCTGGTGAACGCCTGGCTGGAGCGCATGCCTTTCTTCGATGCACGCTACTGGCCACAGGGCGAGACACCGTTCTGGGAGCAGCACAAGGCCATCTATTCCGCATCGCTCGTGAAAGGCGAAGAGAGCAACCTCGCGCTTTGGGACAGCCTTTTCGTCACCGGTGAAGGGCGTCGCCTCTCTCCTGCCGCCTCACGCGCTGCCGTCTTCATCATGCTCTACCGCGACGAGCCGATCCTGCAGATGCCCTTCCGCCTGCTGGAGCGCTTGCTCGACATCGATGAAGCGCTGGCCACTTGGCGCTACCGTCACCTCAGCATGGTGCACCGCACCATCGGACTGCGCGTGGGCACCGGCGGCAGCACCGGCAAGAGCTACCTCGCCGGCGCGCTCAACAGCCACCACATATTCCAGGAGATCGCGGACCTGAGCAGCTTCCTCTTCGAGCGGCGCAAGATCCCAGCGCTGCCCGAGGCGCTCCGGAAAGCCATGCGCTTCAGCGCCTAA
- a CDS encoding RNA-binding S4 domain-containing protein has product MATITIELRGEFIELNQLLKLAGVCDSGGQGKQLVAEGRVKVDGQVELRKTNKIRAGQVVECEGARIEVVV; this is encoded by the coding sequence ATGGCCACCATCACCATCGAGCTGCGCGGCGAATTCATCGAGCTGAACCAATTGCTGAAGCTCGCCGGCGTGTGCGACAGCGGCGGTCAGGGCAAGCAACTTGTTGCTGAAGGCCGCGTGAAAGTGGATGGCCAAGTGGAGCTGCGCAAGACCAACAAGATCCGCGCAGGGCAGGTGGTGGAGTGCGAAGGAGCGAGGATCGAGGTGGTGGTCTAG
- a CDS encoding (d)CMP kinase, which produces MNPITIAIDGFSSCGKSTLAKQLAAHLGYTYIDSGAMYRAVALHVMEQGLAPGGVLDRGALLAALDGIRIRFEHDPLSGHSATWLNGRNVEHEIRSMAVSQHVTLVSPVPEVRAKLVRLQQEMGRAKGVVMDGRDIGTVVFPDAEVKLFMTARPEVRAMRRYHELKQKGQEVDLAAVQANIAQRDLDDTTRAADPLRKAADAIEIDNSDITAEEQFQRALDVVLGKLAAVGYE; this is translated from the coding sequence GTGAACCCCATCACCATCGCGATAGACGGCTTCTCGTCGTGCGGCAAGAGCACGCTGGCCAAGCAACTGGCGGCGCACTTGGGCTACACCTACATCGATAGCGGCGCCATGTACCGGGCGGTGGCGCTGCATGTGATGGAGCAGGGCCTTGCACCGGGCGGCGTCCTGGATCGCGGCGCGCTGCTGGCCGCGCTCGATGGCATCCGTATCCGTTTCGAGCACGATCCCCTGAGCGGCCACAGCGCCACCTGGCTCAACGGCCGCAACGTGGAGCACGAGATCCGCAGCATGGCGGTGAGCCAGCACGTCACCCTGGTGAGCCCGGTGCCCGAAGTGCGCGCCAAGCTGGTGCGTTTGCAGCAGGAGATGGGCCGCGCGAAGGGCGTGGTGATGGACGGCCGCGATATCGGCACGGTGGTGTTCCCCGATGCTGAGGTGAAGCTCTTCATGACCGCGCGGCCCGAGGTGCGCGCGATGCGTCGTTATCACGAGTTGAAGCAGAAAGGGCAGGAGGTCGATCTCGCGGCCGTGCAGGCGAACATCGCCCAACGCGACCTGGACGATACCACGCGCGCCGCCGATCCCTTGCGCAAGGCGGCTGACGCGATCGAGATCGACAACAGCGACATCACCGCCGAGGAGCAGTTCCAGCGCGCGCTCGATGTGGTGCTGGGCAAACTGGCCGCCGTGGGCTACGAATGA
- a CDS encoding alpha/beta fold hydrolase gives MKQSLLLIHGFPLDGSFWQEQLEGLSSIAEVLAPDLRGFGADRREVPSAMSMEAYADDLRALLDAHGLERAVLCGLSMGGYVAMAFADRWPERVQGLILCNTRSTADTEEGKAAREQTASDALEKGAAVIARAMIPKVLSERTRREQAQAAARVEAIMAGQRPEAIAAASRGMALRPDRTRVLRELNKPALIVTGSDDALMPLPTSEAMRAALPDSRMVVIEGAAHLSPVEAPERFNAEVSMFLKRIA, from the coding sequence ATGAAGCAATCCCTCCTCCTCATCCACGGTTTCCCTTTGGACGGCAGCTTCTGGCAGGAGCAGCTTGAAGGCCTCTCATCGATAGCTGAGGTGCTCGCGCCTGATCTGCGCGGCTTCGGCGCTGACCGTCGCGAAGTGCCCAGCGCCATGTCCATGGAAGCCTACGCCGATGACCTGCGCGCGCTGCTCGATGCGCACGGCTTGGAGCGCGCCGTGCTCTGCGGCCTGAGCATGGGCGGATACGTGGCAATGGCATTCGCGGATCGTTGGCCGGAGCGCGTGCAAGGGCTGATCCTCTGCAACACCCGATCGACCGCCGACACCGAAGAAGGCAAGGCGGCGCGCGAGCAGACCGCTTCGGATGCGCTGGAAAAAGGCGCCGCCGTGATCGCCCGCGCGATGATCCCGAAGGTGCTCAGTGAACGCACCCGGCGGGAGCAGGCTCAAGCGGCCGCACGCGTTGAAGCGATCATGGCAGGCCAACGGCCTGAAGCCATCGCGGCGGCGTCGCGCGGCATGGCGCTGCGCCCCGATCGCACGCGCGTGCTTCGGGAACTCAACAAGCCCGCCCTGATCGTCACCGGAAGCGATGATGCCTTGATGCCCCTGCCTACCAGCGAAGCCATGCGTGCTGCGTTGCCCGACAGTCGCATGGTGGTGATCGAGGGCGCCGCGCACCTCAGCCCGGTGGAGGCGCCGGAGCGCTTCAATGCAGAGGTGTCAATGTTCCTCAAGCGAATCGCGTGA
- a CDS encoding GNAT family N-acetyltransferase, whose translation MLELDFSEFPVLRTDRLVLREITAADAPALFALRTDERVMRHLARPRASTEQDAAELIEQIAEGRSNGSGITWGISLPDSPRLIGTIGFYRLRPEHCTAEVGYLLSPDHWRKGLMREALTAVTAHGFGMGFWRIEAITDPANAASRGLLERSGYRYEGTLRGNLHWQGKQLDSAVYARLASD comes from the coding sequence ATGCTTGAACTCGATTTCTCCGAATTCCCGGTCCTGCGCACAGACCGCTTGGTGCTGCGCGAGATCACCGCGGCCGATGCGCCCGCGCTCTTCGCCTTGCGCACCGATGAACGCGTGATGCGGCATCTGGCCCGCCCGCGCGCCAGCACTGAGCAGGATGCGGCCGAACTCATCGAACAGATCGCTGAGGGCCGAAGCAATGGGAGCGGCATCACTTGGGGCATCAGCCTTCCCGATTCGCCCAGGCTCATCGGCACGATCGGCTTCTACCGGCTCCGGCCCGAGCATTGCACGGCAGAGGTGGGCTACCTGCTCAGTCCGGATCATTGGCGCAAAGGGTTGATGAGGGAAGCCTTGACCGCTGTGACAGCCCATGGATTCGGCATGGGCTTCTGGCGGATCGAAGCCATCACGGATCCAGCCAACGCTGCATCGCGTGGCTTGCTCGAGCGCAGTGGTTACCGGTACGAGGGAACCTTGCGCGGCAACCTCCACTGGCAAGGCAAGCAACTCGACTCGGCCGTGTACGCCCGCCTGGCCTCGGACTGA
- the porQ gene encoding type IX secretion system protein PorQ gives MRKNLLLPLLFIPGMLSAQLGGQQVFRVLDIPASARASALGGNYIAVKDNDINLGLFNPALLNPEMGRQVSLSWLPYFEGINVGYASYAHHFDSLRTTFSGAVQYVDYGTFNRTDATGNELGQFRAGEYAFQIGAGRAIDSLFSIGANVKFITSSLDTYTSSGIALDLGGTYHKPSKGVTLSAVVRNIGYQTSSFTSEREKLATQVMLGITYKFKHAPFRLGLMLENLQRWDLTYPDAARDRQIDPATGEVVVKKTTNAEKALLHAVPSAEILLSKNFMIRLGYNFRTRYEMALSSRTGAVGLSFGIGLRVSKVHLSYGFNQLHLAGIRNTITIAVRFSDFKKVEG, from the coding sequence ATGCGCAAGAACCTACTCCTTCCACTGCTCTTCATTCCCGGCATGCTCAGCGCCCAATTGGGCGGGCAACAGGTCTTCCGGGTGCTCGACATCCCGGCCTCGGCACGGGCCTCGGCCCTCGGCGGCAACTACATCGCCGTGAAGGACAACGACATCAACCTCGGCCTCTTCAATCCGGCGCTGCTCAATCCGGAGATGGGGCGGCAGGTGTCGCTCAGCTGGCTGCCTTACTTCGAGGGGATCAACGTGGGCTACGCGAGCTACGCGCACCACTTCGACAGCTTGCGCACCACCTTCAGCGGGGCGGTGCAGTACGTGGACTATGGCACCTTCAACCGCACCGACGCCACGGGCAACGAGCTCGGCCAATTCCGCGCCGGCGAGTATGCGTTCCAGATCGGCGCTGGTCGCGCCATCGACAGCCTCTTCAGCATCGGGGCCAACGTGAAGTTCATCACCAGCAGCCTCGACACCTATACCAGCAGCGGCATCGCCCTGGACCTCGGCGGGACCTACCACAAGCCCTCGAAGGGCGTCACGCTCTCAGCGGTGGTGCGCAACATCGGCTACCAGACCAGCAGCTTCACCAGCGAGCGCGAGAAGCTCGCCACCCAGGTGATGCTGGGGATCACCTACAAATTCAAGCACGCTCCCTTCCGCTTGGGCCTGATGCTGGAGAACCTGCAGCGCTGGGACCTCACCTATCCCGATGCCGCGCGCGACCGCCAGATCGATCCCGCCACCGGCGAAGTGGTGGTGAAGAAGACCACCAACGCCGAGAAGGCCCTGTTGCATGCGGTGCCCAGCGCCGAGATCCTGCTGAGCAAGAACTTCATGATCCGGCTCGGCTACAATTTCCGTACGCGCTACGAGATGGCGTTGTCCAGCCGCACTGGCGCCGTGGGACTCAGCTTCGGCATCGGGCTGCGCGTGAGCAAGGTGCATCTCAGCTACGGCTTCAACCAGCTGCACCTCGCGGGCATCCGCAACACCATCACCATCGCGGTGCGCTTCAGCGATTTCAAGAAGGTGGAGGGTTGA